One stretch of Dokdonia sp. Hel_I_53 DNA includes these proteins:
- the lepB gene encoding signal peptidase I: MTLIQWFIFFLIIQVIHFAGTWRLYVRAGRKAWEAAVPVYNAVVLMGIINRPKWWTILLFIPIVNLIMIPVIWVETARSFGFTSYKDTALTILTLGLYLFYINYATTAPYRADRDINPKSSSGEWTSSLLFAIVAATIVHTYFMQPFVIPTSSLEKTLLVGDWLFVSKFHYGARTPITTVATPMLHDTIYGTKTKSYLSKPQLPYFRLPGFQKIKRNDIVVFSWPVDTLVDITPGSMRGSVRKPIDKKSNYVKRAVGIPGDSLEVRNGYVYINGKENDLPDRARIQFSYEITSNELLVKRATDATGNYSFPTDLVNERYEISDIILADVKGENGPYVHIAHASEAAIAKLKNNSNIVNIERRTFQPIDNNNTIFGHQPGRSSSVDTFGPIYIPEEGKTVAITQESLPYYKRIIEVYEGYEMGEERKITVNGNQILLNGEELTEYTFKQDYYWLMGDNRHNSQDARSWGYVPFNHVVGKPVFVWLSLDANKKGFFNSIRWDRVFTTVGGNGPLVSYKYWFLGALLLYFGWSFFRKKKDSKTKK; the protein is encoded by the coding sequence ATGACATTAATACAATGGTTTATATTTTTCCTAATTATACAAGTAATCCACTTTGCAGGTACTTGGAGACTGTATGTAAGAGCTGGTAGAAAAGCATGGGAAGCTGCGGTGCCCGTTTACAATGCAGTAGTATTAATGGGTATCATTAATAGGCCAAAATGGTGGACAATACTGCTATTTATACCTATTGTGAATCTTATTATGATTCCAGTAATATGGGTAGAAACTGCCAGAAGTTTTGGTTTTACCTCCTATAAAGATACAGCGCTTACCATCCTTACACTAGGACTCTATTTGTTTTATATAAACTACGCCACTACTGCTCCGTACCGAGCAGATCGAGATATTAATCCAAAATCATCAAGCGGTGAGTGGACAAGTTCTTTACTTTTTGCGATTGTAGCTGCGACAATAGTTCACACCTATTTTATGCAACCCTTTGTAATTCCTACCTCTTCTTTAGAAAAAACTCTATTAGTAGGAGATTGGCTTTTTGTGAGTAAGTTTCATTATGGTGCTCGCACCCCCATCACTACGGTAGCTACCCCAATGCTTCACGATACCATTTATGGTACAAAAACGAAGAGTTACTTATCAAAACCTCAACTACCTTATTTTAGACTCCCTGGCTTTCAAAAAATTAAGAGAAATGACATTGTCGTTTTTAGCTGGCCAGTAGATACTCTTGTAGACATTACCCCTGGGAGTATGCGTGGAAGTGTACGCAAACCTATAGACAAAAAGTCTAATTATGTAAAAAGAGCAGTAGGTATTCCTGGAGATTCGCTAGAAGTTCGCAATGGATATGTATATATAAATGGGAAAGAGAATGACTTACCAGATAGAGCTCGTATACAGTTTAGCTACGAGATTACATCTAATGAGCTATTAGTAAAAAGAGCTACTGATGCTACTGGAAATTACTCATTCCCAACCGATCTTGTAAATGAACGTTATGAAATTTCTGACATCATTTTAGCCGATGTAAAAGGTGAAAATGGACCTTATGTACATATTGCTCACGCAAGTGAAGCTGCTATAGCAAAACTTAAGAACAATAGTAATATTGTAAATATTGAACGTAGAACTTTTCAGCCAATAGATAATAACAATACTATTTTTGGACACCAGCCCGGTCGTTCTTCAAGTGTAGACACCTTTGGACCTATTTATATTCCTGAGGAAGGAAAAACGGTCGCTATTACCCAAGAGAGTTTACCTTATTACAAACGCATTATTGAAGTGTATGAAGGGTATGAGATGGGAGAAGAACGAAAAATTACCGTAAATGGAAATCAGATACTTCTCAATGGCGAGGAACTTACAGAATATACCTTTAAGCAAGATTATTACTGGCTTATGGGAGATAATCGTCATAATTCACAAGATGCACGTTCTTGGGGATATGTACCCTTTAATCATGTGGTAGGAAAGCCTGTTTTTGTGTGGTTAAGTTTAGATGCAAATAAAAAAGGTTTCTTTAACAGTATACGCTGGGATCGTGTATTTACAACTGTAGGAGGAAATGGGCCTTTAGTAAGTTACAAGTATTGGTTCTTGGGCGCCTTGCTGTTGTATTTTGGGTGGTCATTCTTTAGAAAAAAGAAGGATTCTAAAACTAAAAAATAA
- a CDS encoding c-type cytochrome, protein MKIIFLSIAVLIITITFFTKAKFKPEEKNLDYSIQDSLKKSITRGEGVYKDFCIQCHLGKGEGVSGTFPPLAKSNWLTPKRFKEAIKVVKYGQEGKITVNGQTYNGIMANLELYDDEVADVMNYIMNSWGNSQDTMVTEEMVKAISK, encoded by the coding sequence ATGAAAATTATATTTCTTAGTATCGCTGTTTTAATCATTACGATTACATTTTTTACGAAAGCAAAGTTTAAACCTGAAGAAAAAAACCTAGACTACTCAATTCAAGATTCCCTAAAAAAATCTATAACCCGTGGAGAAGGCGTTTATAAAGATTTTTGCATCCAATGCCATTTAGGAAAAGGAGAAGGAGTCTCTGGAACATTTCCTCCTCTTGCAAAATCTAATTGGCTCACACCTAAGCGGTTTAAAGAAGCTATCAAAGTCGTAAAATATGGGCAAGAAGGGAAAATAACCGTAAATGGCCAAACCTACAATGGCATAATGGCAAATCTTGAATTGTATGATGATGAAGTAGCAGATGTGATGAACTACATTATGAATAGCTGGGGAAACTCACAAGACACTATGGTAACAGAAGAGATGGTAAAAGCCATTTCTAAATAA
- a CDS encoding rhomboid family protein, translated as MVKQTDGTNMENTSLLYKYQTANIAIKLIVINVGVFLVFNLLPWIIQIDAIVLNRYFVLPSDVMRFIEQPWSILSYAFLHSGVWHLLWNMLYLYVFSKFIVNLFSEKRLLTVYLLGGIAGGIVFILLYNLLPAFQGNSVLLGASAAVNALIVFIATYTPNTEIRVFFFNLKLWHIALIFVLIDLLGLPTSGNAGGSIAHLGGAAFGFLYAQQLLKGNDIGIWFEKLMDAVVNWFSKTPKREKKSPLKTVHKRTNTKRTSSKKVTISKSEQQHRVDAILDKISKSGYESLSKDEKDFLFKAGKD; from the coding sequence TTGGTCAAGCAAACAGATGGAACTAATATGGAAAATACATCTCTGTTATATAAATATCAAACAGCTAATATTGCGATAAAATTAATTGTAATAAATGTAGGGGTATTCTTAGTATTTAACCTTCTTCCGTGGATCATTCAGATAGATGCCATAGTGCTCAATAGGTACTTTGTACTTCCATCTGATGTAATGCGGTTTATTGAACAGCCTTGGTCTATACTGTCCTATGCTTTTTTACACTCTGGTGTGTGGCATTTGCTATGGAATATGTTATATCTATATGTCTTTTCTAAATTTATTGTAAACTTATTTAGTGAGAAGCGGTTGCTCACTGTTTATTTATTAGGCGGGATTGCTGGTGGCATTGTATTTATACTTTTATATAATCTGTTACCAGCATTTCAAGGTAATAGTGTCTTATTAGGAGCCTCTGCTGCTGTAAATGCACTTATCGTTTTTATAGCAACGTATACACCTAATACGGAGATTAGAGTTTTCTTTTTTAATCTTAAATTATGGCACATTGCTTTAATTTTTGTTTTAATTGATTTACTAGGGTTACCAACTTCTGGGAATGCTGGAGGTTCTATAGCACATTTAGGCGGAGCGGCCTTTGGCTTTTTATATGCTCAACAATTACTAAAGGGAAATGATATAGGTATTTGGTTTGAAAAGCTAATGGATGCTGTAGTGAATTGGTTTTCAAAAACACCCAAACGAGAAAAAAAATCTCCTTTAAAAACAGTTCATAAGAGAACAAACACAAAAAGGACTTCTTCAAAAAAAGTGACCATTTCTAAGAGTGAACAACAGCATCGAGTAGACGCTATTTTAGATAAAATAAGTAAAAGTGGTTATGAAAGTCTGTCAAAAGATGAAAAAGATTTTCTTTTTAAGGCGGGTAAAGACTAA
- a CDS encoding ParA family protein, which produces MGKIIAIANQKGGVGKTTTSVNLAASLGVLEKKVLLIDADPQANATSGLGLDVESIEIGTYQILEHTIRPEEAIIKTSSPNLDIIPAHIDLVAIEIELVDKDQREYMMKNAIGHLRDSYDYILIDCAPSLGLLTLNALTASDSVMIPIQCEYFALEGLGKLLNTIKSVQKIHNKELDIEGLLLTMFDSRLRLSNQVVEEVQKHFSEMVFETIIQRNVRLSEAPSYGESIINYDAASKGATNYLSLAQELITKQTS; this is translated from the coding sequence ATGGGAAAAATAATAGCAATTGCAAATCAAAAAGGTGGTGTAGGTAAAACTACAACCTCAGTAAACCTTGCAGCTTCTCTAGGTGTTCTCGAGAAAAAAGTACTACTCATAGATGCAGATCCTCAAGCAAATGCAACTTCAGGGTTAGGTTTAGATGTAGAGAGTATAGAAATAGGAACGTATCAAATCTTAGAACATACCATTCGTCCAGAGGAAGCAATTATAAAAACCTCCTCTCCTAACTTAGATATTATCCCTGCTCACATCGACCTTGTAGCTATTGAAATAGAGCTGGTAGATAAGGACCAACGAGAATATATGATGAAAAATGCCATAGGTCATTTACGTGATTCCTATGATTATATTCTTATTGATTGTGCCCCCTCACTAGGACTCTTAACACTTAATGCACTCACTGCATCAGATTCTGTAATGATTCCTATCCAGTGTGAATACTTTGCCCTAGAAGGATTAGGCAAATTATTAAATACTATTAAAAGTGTTCAGAAAATTCATAATAAAGAGCTAGACATAGAAGGGTTATTATTAACTATGTTTGATTCTCGTTTGAGACTATCCAATCAAGTAGTTGAAGAAGTTCAAAAACACTTTAGTGAGATGGTATTTGAAACAATTATACAGCGCAATGTACGCTTAAGTGAAGCACCCAGCTACGGAGAAAGTATTATAAATTATGATGCTGCAAGTAAAGGTGCCACAAACTATTTGAGCCTTGCTCAAGAATTGATCACAAAACAAACTAGCTAA
- a CDS encoding ParB/RepB/Spo0J family partition protein, which translates to MAKATKKQALGRGLSALLKDPENDIKSAEDKNADKVVGSIVELDLKDIDVNPFQPRTSFNEETLRELASSIKELGVIQPITVRKVSYGKYQLVSGERRYRASKLIGNETIPAYIRIANDQESLTMALVENIQRQDLDPIEIALSYQRLIDEINLTQEQMSDRVGKNRSTITNYLRLLKLDPIVQTGMRDGFLSMGHGRALINIENTGDQLDIYEKILQEKLSVRQTEAMVKNYHATSSTKKPIQEEIPTFIEKGSENFAEYFGAKVDIKVARNGRGKITIPFSSEEDFKRLQKLIKGAE; encoded by the coding sequence ATGGCTAAAGCAACAAAAAAACAAGCACTAGGCCGCGGGCTTTCAGCATTGCTAAAAGATCCTGAGAATGACATTAAAAGTGCAGAAGATAAAAATGCAGATAAGGTTGTAGGAAGTATTGTTGAGCTCGACCTCAAAGATATTGACGTCAACCCTTTTCAACCCCGTACTAGCTTTAATGAAGAGACGCTTAGAGAACTTGCTTCTTCTATAAAAGAACTAGGTGTGATACAACCTATCACTGTACGTAAAGTGAGTTACGGCAAGTATCAGCTTGTCTCTGGAGAGCGACGTTATAGAGCTTCAAAACTCATAGGTAATGAGACAATTCCTGCGTACATCCGTATTGCAAATGATCAGGAAAGCCTTACCATGGCACTGGTTGAAAACATACAACGTCAAGATCTTGACCCCATTGAGATTGCCCTTTCTTACCAGCGATTAATAGATGAGATTAACCTCACTCAAGAACAAATGAGTGACCGTGTAGGCAAAAATAGATCTACGATAACAAACTACCTAAGACTTCTAAAACTAGATCCTATTGTTCAGACTGGAATGCGAGATGGTTTCTTATCAATGGGCCATGGACGTGCCTTGATTAATATTGAAAATACTGGTGATCAACTAGATATTTACGAAAAAATTCTTCAAGAAAAATTATCTGTACGTCAAACAGAGGCAATGGTTAAAAATTACCACGCTACCTCTTCTACAAAAAAACCTATACAAGAAGAAATTCCCACTTTTATTGAAAAAGGAAGTGAAAATTTTGCAGAATACTTTGGCGCTAAAGTAGACATTAAAGTTGCAAGAAATGGGCGTGGAAAGATTACCATCCCTTTTTCATCGGAAGAAGATTTTAAAAGGTTGCAGAAACTCATAAAGGGTGCAGAATAA
- the mutL gene encoding DNA mismatch repair endonuclease MutL, whose product MADIIKLLPDHVANQIAAGEVVQRPASVVKELLENAIDAGATSIKLIVKDAGKTLIQIIDDGKGMSDTDARMSFERHATSKITTADDLFNLNTKGFRGEALASIAAVAHVDLKTRPSGVEVGSHIEIEGSTINLQEVCACPKGTSLSVKNLFFNIPARRNFLKSNNVELRHIIDEFQRVALAHPAISFTMYHNEGELFRLHSGNLKQRIVAIFGGKTNEKLVPVQEETDILTIGGFVVKPEFSKKTRGEQFFFVNDRFIKSPYLNHAVTAAFDGLLPDKARASYFLYLKVDPRTIDINIHPTKTEIKFDDEHALYAMLRSTIKHSLGQFSITPVLDFNRDSELDTPYEYKNKGVVTPKIEVDRTFNPFENVGVPKRGVQRSEFEKVDTSGWEKMYEGIQQSHGIASTITIEKEVSTPDMFESGMNDSEEDFAFAKANKNPDAQQSLEATTYQLTNKYIVSTIKSGMVVIDQHRAHQRVLYEEFLRNITVKESVSQQLLFPLTLTYTTTEFELLEELKEGLENTGFLFGTISGDIVEICGIPTSITESQVPVVIEQLLSDLENEVPDSSFSQTDTLAKSMAKSLAIRGGEYLNARSREHLVNSLFACKEPNRSPLGKTTFITMTGEELERKFK is encoded by the coding sequence ATGGCAGATATTATTAAACTTTTACCCGATCACGTAGCGAACCAGATCGCTGCGGGAGAAGTCGTACAGCGACCTGCATCGGTAGTGAAAGAATTGCTTGAAAATGCCATTGATGCTGGAGCCACCTCTATTAAACTCATCGTAAAGGATGCAGGTAAAACTCTTATTCAAATTATCGATGACGGTAAGGGAATGAGTGATACAGATGCTCGTATGAGCTTTGAGCGTCACGCAACCTCTAAGATAACTACAGCAGACGATCTTTTTAATCTAAATACAAAGGGTTTTAGGGGAGAGGCACTGGCCTCTATTGCGGCTGTTGCACATGTAGATTTAAAAACACGTCCGTCTGGTGTAGAAGTGGGTTCTCATATTGAAATAGAAGGCAGCACGATCAATCTTCAAGAGGTTTGTGCTTGTCCAAAAGGCACCTCATTATCTGTAAAAAACCTTTTTTTTAATATTCCTGCTCGACGTAACTTTTTAAAATCAAATAATGTAGAGCTACGACATATTATTGATGAATTTCAGCGGGTTGCGTTAGCACATCCAGCGATATCATTTACAATGTATCATAATGAAGGCGAACTATTTCGATTGCATAGCGGAAATCTAAAACAACGCATTGTTGCAATTTTTGGTGGAAAAACAAATGAAAAGTTAGTTCCTGTTCAAGAAGAAACAGATATCCTGACAATAGGTGGCTTTGTGGTTAAACCAGAGTTTTCAAAAAAAACTAGAGGCGAGCAATTCTTTTTTGTAAATGATCGATTTATAAAGAGCCCCTATCTTAATCATGCTGTGACCGCAGCATTTGATGGATTACTTCCCGATAAAGCAAGGGCAAGCTATTTTTTATATCTTAAAGTTGACCCTAGGACGATTGATATCAATATACATCCCACAAAAACAGAAATAAAATTTGATGATGAGCATGCACTCTATGCCATGCTACGTAGTACAATTAAACATAGCTTAGGGCAGTTTAGTATAACACCAGTGCTTGATTTTAATCGCGATAGTGAATTAGATACTCCTTACGAGTATAAAAATAAGGGGGTAGTTACTCCTAAGATTGAAGTAGATAGAACATTCAATCCATTCGAAAATGTAGGAGTTCCAAAGCGTGGGGTACAACGTTCAGAGTTTGAGAAGGTAGATACTTCAGGCTGGGAAAAAATGTACGAAGGAATACAACAATCGCATGGTATAGCGAGTACCATTACGATTGAGAAAGAGGTGAGTACGCCAGATATGTTTGAAAGTGGAATGAACGATAGTGAAGAAGATTTTGCTTTCGCGAAAGCGAATAAGAATCCAGATGCACAGCAATCATTAGAAGCAACTACTTATCAGTTAACTAATAAATATATCGTAAGCACAATTAAGAGTGGGATGGTAGTGATTGATCAACATCGGGCTCATCAACGAGTGTTGTACGAAGAATTTTTGAGAAATATCACGGTAAAAGAATCTGTAAGCCAACAATTACTTTTTCCACTTACATTGACCTACACTACTACAGAGTTTGAACTCCTCGAGGAACTAAAGGAAGGTCTAGAGAATACTGGATTTTTATTTGGAACCATTAGCGGTGATATTGTAGAAATATGCGGGATACCCACTTCTATAACTGAAAGCCAAGTACCTGTTGTAATTGAGCAATTATTGAGTGATCTTGAAAACGAAGTGCCAGATTCTAGTTTTAGTCAAACAGATACGCTGGCAAAAAGTATGGCAAAAAGTCTAGCTATACGTGGAGGAGAGTACCTTAATGCTAGGTCTAGGGAGCACTTAGTAAATAGTTTATTTGCTTGTAAAGAACCTAATAGATCACCACTAGGAAAGACAACTTTTATAACCATGACGGGTGAAGAGTTAGAACGAAAATTTAAATAA
- a CDS encoding DUF5683 domain-containing protein, whose amino-acid sequence MQNKRIIALVLFFFFYAFAKAQQEDPEDTIIEADSIETVVQKEAYDPLRPAKAAFYAAVLPGLGQVYNKDYWKLPLVYGALGSTIYGAVWNSEQSERFRDAYKLRLAGQVDEFSERDENGTITNIFSDDALLDAQKQLRRRRDLFILISAGVYVLQILEANVDAHLSQYDVDEDLTFSPDINLDNLSETVNYGVKLTYRF is encoded by the coding sequence GTGCAGAATAAAAGAATCATAGCGCTTGTTTTGTTTTTTTTCTTTTACGCTTTCGCGAAAGCGCAACAAGAAGATCCAGAAGACACCATCATCGAAGCTGATTCAATAGAAACAGTGGTTCAAAAGGAGGCCTATGACCCCTTACGACCTGCGAAAGCTGCTTTCTATGCGGCTGTGTTACCAGGTTTAGGACAAGTATATAATAAAGATTACTGGAAATTACCCTTGGTTTATGGCGCACTAGGATCTACAATTTACGGAGCAGTCTGGAACTCTGAACAATCAGAACGCTTTCGAGATGCGTATAAACTAAGATTAGCTGGACAGGTAGATGAGTTTAGTGAAAGAGATGAAAATGGCACCATAACAAATATTTTCTCTGACGATGCATTACTCGATGCTCAGAAACAATTACGTAGACGTAGAGATTTATTTATCTTGATATCTGCTGGTGTTTATGTACTTCAAATACTTGAAGCAAATGTAGATGCACATTTATCACAGTATGATGTGGATGAAGATCTTACCTTTTCTCCGGATATTAATCTAGACAATCTTTCAGAAACTGTAAACTATGGTGTAAAGCTCACTTACCGATTTTAA
- a CDS encoding endonuclease/exonuclease/phosphatase family protein, with translation MFRLGNSSDLDVIQDFKILTYNVRQFNLNGWSKEVRVGERVLSFVKEQQPDVVSFQEYHPSFVLDKTIYPHKHSVMANGSKSFGQVIFSKYPIVSKGSLDFEKTGNNGIYADIATLTDTLRVYNMHFQSFSLSPDLNSLQKQDSKRLLTRLGLAFEKQEQQVQKYLINEKSSPYPVIVTGDFNNSATSYMYRKVKGDKNDAFAKAGSGTGATFWFDIIPLRIDFILSSAKFPVVNFEIFDTPLSDHKPSMATLKIK, from the coding sequence ATGTTTCGATTGGGAAACTCAAGTGATCTGGATGTAATTCAAGACTTTAAAATACTTACATATAACGTGCGGCAGTTTAATCTAAATGGCTGGAGTAAGGAGGTGCGAGTAGGAGAGCGTGTGTTATCCTTTGTAAAGGAGCAGCAGCCAGATGTGGTATCTTTTCAAGAATATCACCCTAGCTTTGTTTTAGATAAAACTATTTATCCTCACAAGCATAGCGTGATGGCTAATGGAAGTAAAAGCTTCGGTCAAGTTATTTTTTCGAAATACCCTATAGTTTCAAAAGGATCTCTAGACTTTGAAAAAACTGGAAATAACGGAATTTATGCAGATATCGCTACGCTAACAGATACTTTACGCGTGTACAATATGCATTTTCAAAGTTTTAGTCTTTCACCAGATTTAAACAGTTTGCAAAAACAAGATTCAAAACGTTTATTAACTAGGCTAGGCCTGGCTTTTGAAAAGCAAGAACAACAAGTTCAAAAATACTTAATAAATGAAAAGTCATCGCCTTATCCAGTAATTGTTACAGGAGATTTTAATAATAGCGCAACTTCTTATATGTATCGTAAAGTAAAAGGGGATAAGAATGACGCTTTCGCGAAAGCGGGATCTGGAACGGGTGCTACATTCTGGTTTGATATTATTCCTTTACGAATAGATTTTATTCTATCCTCAGCAAAATTCCCTGTGGTTAATTTTGAAATATTTGATACTCCTTTAAGCGACCACAAACCGTCAATGGCTACACTGAAAATTAAATAG
- a CDS encoding WbqC family protein: MEAALITPGYCAPIIQYAVITQAKELYLEAKGNFQKQSYRTRMNIATSTGVLTLIIPILHRKDKTERQQYFDVRIENKFHWQRDHWRSLKIAYQTSPYFEYYEDEFEPLYHTRYDSLIQFNEACHQVILDCLQLEITPVYTKEYFREPDQRDFRHLLKAKKEPAYPLPEYHQLFNENHGYLANLTVLDLLFNLGPSAQGYLENINLTAI, encoded by the coding sequence ATGGAAGCTGCTCTTATTACGCCTGGATACTGTGCTCCTATTATACAGTATGCAGTCATCACTCAGGCAAAAGAATTATACCTAGAGGCAAAAGGAAATTTTCAGAAGCAATCCTATCGCACAAGAATGAATATTGCTACCTCTACAGGGGTGCTTACTCTGATCATTCCAATCTTACACAGAAAAGATAAAACTGAGAGACAGCAATATTTTGATGTTAGAATTGAAAATAAATTTCACTGGCAGCGTGATCACTGGCGCAGTTTAAAAATTGCGTATCAAACATCGCCTTATTTTGAGTATTACGAAGATGAATTTGAACCTTTATACCATACTAGATACGACTCACTTATCCAATTTAACGAAGCTTGTCACCAAGTAATTTTAGACTGTCTACAGCTTGAGATAACGCCTGTTTATACTAAAGAGTACTTTAGAGAACCTGATCAAAGAGACTTTAGACATCTCTTAAAAGCAAAAAAAGAGCCCGCATACCCGCTACCAGAGTATCATCAATTATTCAATGAAAATCACGGATATTTAGCTAACCTCACTGTATTAGATTTACTTTTTAATTTAGGGCCCAGTGCTCAAGGATATTTAGAAAATATTAATCTTACAGCTATTTAA
- a CDS encoding rhomboid family intramembrane serine protease: MGRITETVKILIIVNVIFFLGSYFIIKPEPAMQLFALWFVEHPSFQIWQPLTHMFMHDLSSPMHILFNMYALWMFGSPIENALGQKRFLFFYFSAGLGAALIHTLVNYYHFNSAYDTFIQLGFTANDMQDMISQTAQPGSLMQGKAIPVDLAQEFFGSYNIPAVGASGAIYGVLVAFGMLFPNASLGLIFIPIPIKAKYFIPGLILLDLFSGVTGFSIFGANIANWAHLGGALFGFIMMWYWKKKGFGQANRWN, encoded by the coding sequence ATGGGAAGAATCACAGAGACGGTAAAAATATTAATCATAGTTAATGTGATTTTTTTCTTGGGCTCTTATTTTATTATAAAGCCAGAGCCTGCCATGCAATTATTTGCACTTTGGTTTGTGGAGCACCCTAGTTTTCAAATATGGCAGCCTCTTACACATATGTTTATGCATGATCTGTCTAGTCCTATGCATATTCTTTTTAATATGTACGCTTTATGGATGTTTGGAAGCCCAATAGAAAATGCGCTAGGACAAAAGCGTTTTTTGTTTTTCTATTTTTCGGCAGGTTTAGGAGCTGCGTTAATACATACTCTAGTAAACTATTATCATTTTAATAGTGCGTATGATACTTTTATACAACTAGGCTTTACAGCTAATGATATGCAAGATATGATTTCACAAACAGCTCAACCGGGCTCATTAATGCAAGGGAAAGCTATCCCAGTAGATTTAGCTCAAGAGTTTTTTGGATCCTATAACATTCCCGCTGTTGGTGCATCTGGTGCAATTTATGGTGTATTAGTTGCGTTTGGAATGTTGTTTCCTAATGCATCTCTAGGACTAATATTTATACCTATCCCTATAAAAGCAAAGTACTTTATTCCAGGTCTTATTTTATTAGATTTGTTTTCTGGGGTAACTGGCTTCTCAATATTTGGGGCAAATATTGCAAACTGGGCACACTTAGGTGGGGCATTATTCGGGTTTATTATGATGTGGTATTGGAAGAAAAAGGGATTTGGTCAAGCAAACAGATGGAACTAA
- the dapB gene encoding 4-hydroxy-tetrahydrodipicolinate reductase has translation MNIALLGYGRMGKAIEKIAVDRKHTIVARVNRPEEFTLENADVAIDFSIPEVAVSHLEKCFKAQVPVICGTTGWLDKFEEMAALCKKKESAFLYASNFSVGVNLFFEFNKKLAEVMAPRNEYQATLTEIHHTKKLDAPSGTAITLAEGIIENTTYTNWKLEEENKGNSNETLVITSERTGDVPGTHIINYKSNVDTITIQHEAHSRQGFALGAIIAAEWIKGKKGIFSMKDVLDL, from the coding sequence ATGAACATTGCACTATTAGGTTACGGAAGAATGGGAAAAGCTATTGAAAAAATAGCAGTTGATAGAAAGCATACAATTGTTGCACGTGTTAATAGACCCGAAGAATTTACCTTAGAAAATGCTGACGTAGCCATAGATTTTAGTATTCCTGAAGTAGCAGTCTCTCATTTAGAAAAGTGCTTTAAAGCTCAAGTCCCTGTTATTTGTGGTACGACGGGTTGGCTTGATAAGTTTGAAGAAATGGCAGCTCTTTGCAAAAAAAAAGAAAGCGCTTTTTTGTACGCCTCTAATTTTAGCGTAGGTGTAAATTTATTTTTTGAGTTTAACAAAAAACTTGCTGAAGTTATGGCTCCAAGGAATGAATATCAAGCTACTCTAACGGAAATTCATCACACAAAAAAGTTAGATGCTCCCAGTGGAACAGCAATTACTTTAGCCGAAGGTATTATTGAAAATACTACCTATACAAATTGGAAACTTGAAGAAGAAAATAAAGGTAATAGTAATGAAACTCTAGTAATTACATCAGAAAGAACAGGAGATGTTCCTGGCACACACATCATTAATTACAAAAGTAATGTTGATACTATCACCATTCAACACGAAGCACACTCTAGACAAGGTTTTGCACTAGGCGCTATAATAGCTGCAGAGTGGATTAAAGGGAAGAAAGGAATTTTTTCTATGAAAGATGTATTGGATTTGTAA